The Porites lutea chromosome 9, jaPorLute2.1, whole genome shotgun sequence sequence CAAGATTTTGAGCTTTTATTTAAGTTATATTTTATTAGTTAaggcaattttcaatttttttattaatgtgAAACGCTTGTGGAATAAACGCTACataaataaattgttattattattattattattattatgactatgattatgattatgattattattatgattattattattattattattattattattgaattttgaaaaataaggCTGTCAAAACGCGCTTGTTATTGCAACCTCACTGTTGACGTCACGATGATTTTTTACAATGTTCCCAGATAACTTTTAGGCTTAGGCGGTTAtagcttgaacggttttgaagtttTGTGCAACTTTAGAgtgaggagggggaggggggggggggcagggtaAAGCTCCCGCTGGTCTGCCAATGAGGGTTAATGCATTGGAGCTTATTGGGTTTAATGTTTTAAAGAATGAATCATCCTTTGAACAACTATTTCGAGCTCTTAAATCTTGTGATACGGACACGGAAAAGCCAAACGGTTGAAATAATAAGTTACCATGACGGAGATTGCTACATTGCCAGGTTTCTACCTGAAAGAATTTCTCCCCCACCGAATCAGCTGCACAGTTAACTGAGACACTAAATAATGAAGTATCCATTTCagtatttcttttaaattttattttactaatataattgttttgtttttaatgcaaGGCTCTGCTTTCTCTTTATTCTCTTTCTCCAATATTTTTCGGATGACAGTGTTAAATAATTTATACTAGCAAGGGGAAGCTTTTACGATATAATCTTGACACTGTACACGTTATGAATTATCGACCATTTGATGGTTTAATGAGCCTATGAATTACTTAATGAGGTTTTGAAGAGATAAGAAGGAACTATAGCTCACTAGCCCTCTTCGCAACCGTAAATTCCACACGATCTTATGTCATCAACGATCGCTTTTCCTCAGGCAACAGTATTTTGCCCCACTGAGGTCTCGCGAAAGCAGTTAACTACCTAAACTTGTCTCACAGAATAAATCCTTACCCTGCGttgtttaataattaaaaaacaactttttaatgACTTATTTATTTTAGTGGCACTTGTTGGTAAAGATATAGTCCTTAAGGCCAAATCAGCGCTACATCCTCCTCTATGACTCTCTACCTTCTATTCAATTtctacaaccctggtcaaaattCTTGGGACACTAACGCAATAGCTCATCAAAATGACGCAtttcccctcccctctccccgcCGGTGCAGTATTGACATTATGCATTTTAATGCATATGCTTTTTTAAGAGGTCGAATACGAGTTAATTTGACAAAGTGCGTGTCCTAATatgttttgaccagggttgtagcCCCACTTGTTGGATAATTGTTGGAGTGTAgcaattacaaaaacaaaaatcctTGGCGTTTCTCCTGGATCATTGGACGGTTCGACTTCAGGGCTTGTTCCTGAAGCTTTCTCTTACAAACTGGAGATCATGAGCCTGTTCTATATAATTGAGAATATTTAATTTATTCcgttaaaagtattttttggtTCATTCGCAATACTTCTGGACATTCTCCAGTGTTCACATTTATTTACACTCCAATGGTTGTTTTCTGCACGTTCTCGTATGTTGATACCTTTGAATTTGGTTCCGCCTTATTTATCACTTCTGTCGGTGTCACGTCAGCATAAACCGTGGGCGCGTACGGAGTAGGTTTGCGTACTTTGATGTTGTTTCCGGAGTCTTCAGACTCAGGCATATCGAGCTGAGCGTATAAAACATCTCCTTTCTtttgctgaaaaaataaataagaaaaagaattatacgaaaaagaggaagaaagaaaactgaGAAAATACATTTAGTGGCATGTTTGACTCATTAAGTCACAGAGAGTGAGTCAAAGCCTTGTACGTCTTTACGTCTAACCCTAACAGCCTTTATGTCCTGGCTACAATATTAATAGGCAAGCCATTTGCAGGTGGCTCGATCAGGGACCTGCTTTTACATTTTGCCTCTTGAAGCGAGCGATCAGTGACGACGAACTGCAGCTGAAATTTGCGCAAATATTTCCATTGTTCGCAAGTTTAAGAAAGGGTTTTTATGAAAATACTTATTTAGTAAACCAAGAAACTGGTTCATTATTTCAAGATGAAGCCATTTTGTTAACGGTTAAGTTAACATAACTTACCTTTCGGTTCTTCTTGTTAACCACAGCGTACTCATGGTCCATTTTAGGAGGTGCTTGTTCAGTCAAATCCACGTGCTCTCTATTTTTTGGCTGTAAAACAGGATTCTTTCGTTAAAGCAAAAGGTAGACATATCATACTTGGTATAGTTGTTGACAATAGAgcactaaagtgatgacgtcataaaaatgaaatttttgaaattatgggatttgtcaggatattctgaaagaacaatgtccaagaggcctactttccaaaaatgagcatttccaGGCAAATTGTTCCTGAGATGTTGGccggttatactcagaaaactccatacaaacccttctaattttggGGGGctcgacccaaaaaaatttgaaagggTTTGtgtggagttttctaagcataactgggctacgatctcagagacaatttgccccgaaatgctaatttttggcaagtaggcctcctgggcattgttctttcaaaatatcgtgacaaatcccataatttcagaaatttcatttttatgacgtcacactttagtactctatactTTTGACCGTAAAGAGCAACAAATTCTCGATTGAAGCTTCCTTGGGATCTAAGCCGTATTGAAGAAAAACAGACTAGCATGATACAGACCGATTTAGTTTTAAAGCGAACAACAGTAATTAGTATTTTGTTAATAACCCCAGCAtcctttattttaatattttttcctccagataaaaagtaaattaagtCTGCGTACTTCATAATAATTCGTCTTATCTTTTTCTTTGATCAAATACTGCTGACCCACATTACGAAAGACAGTGAAACGAGACCCTCACTGCGTATGATCTTTTATGATTTTGTACGTTTCGTATTTAAAAGGAGAATCGCATTGTTGTATACCTTTGTGTCCTCTTTTTTGTTGACCATATCGTATTCTACTTGTTCAGTCTTTATGAGACTAACTTCGCCGGTACCGAGCAGCTTTGCAGCCTCAACAGGATCGACGGATTCGTACGAGTTCTCTGGTTGGTTCCTTTGAATTAACAAAAGGAGTcaaaagatttgaaaaaaaagaccATTATATTATGAATGAACGCACATATCGGCCACTTGAATAATAACATATTAAGTGGGTGGGTATTCTGACAATGAAATGGCACATTTAGGGACAGAATGTCAAAAAACATGACGTGATTTCAATGGATGATTAAAAAATAACGCTTACAGGGCGTTTTTCTTGGGCTTTTCAGAAtctaaaaagaaagaagaaaaaatgcatTAACCAGCTGGAATGACCATTATTAACAGCGCACAGATTGTTCACAGTGTCTTATTTCCCCATAAAATCGTCCAGTGCTTATACCATAACGTCATGTTTTGTTCAAATGTACCAGAAGGGCGATAGATTTAAAACCTTTGCCCAAGCTAGACTCGGGCGAAACTCGCCGCACTGGCTAGTCACGATAAGCGCtagatctcgacgatctcaccgATAAAGTGAGGAGTCGAATAGTGCAATGAAAACCATAGCTTCGCATTCGGACTCGTAGTTATTTGAGACGTCGATAGTGAAATTTACAATATAAATCTCTATTTGTCggaaaaaagaattttttaaagttttctatgGCAACTGAAGCCTAAGTAAAGCGATTTAATATGGAGCTGAGAAAAGATTCAGTATAGGCCTTTAATTATGAATCTGGAAGTAACGACTACAAAGGAAACATCCAGGTAATACCAATTTTCAAGTTCAAGGAAAAGTCATTGaaattaaccctcggacgtacacgccaATTCATACCCCCAAAGTGGTACAAGGGTGGTTTGGGTTGATGGAACCCGTCCTTAGAATTTTCGATATGTTGCAgccagtattttgaaacgattttgccCTCAGTGGAAAGGCTTTGATCTTCACAACAAgttgaggtatattttatgggagGTGGCGCTTCTGGAGGCCTCTGACGTCActaacaatggtcgccatcttcgCCGCCATCTCGGATTTTGCCAAGAATAAGAAATCAGGataaaaccgcgagaaatggtaaCTTTTGGTACTTGACATGAGAAATAACACAAAAATGagcactttgcatcattttagcCACAAggtttacttttattgttgaaagaaattgaaaaagcatttattttcactcaaaaatggcttgaccacctgctacttatgacgtcatatctcatAACCATAAAAAACTCACCACCACTAAACTTGCCTCATAATGCgcgcgagagataaaaaaacagttaccgaaaacgtcaggtgctgatgttttatcgtctaggaaaaaactcagaaaaacatCAGAAGGGGGGTGGCAACCCCCCGCTCCCTTCTACGTCCGTGGGTTAAATTCAAGCAAGGTTACCAATCCAATAACACAACCGGTAGACATTTTTGATGGAAAATATGGCATAGAGATATCATACAGACGGCATAACCTTTCAAAAGATGATGTTTTATGGCAAAAGCATTTATACCTTTCGAACTATGTCGCCTTCTTCGCTTTAGCAAAATCAAGGCAGCAAGTGCAATTAGTGCAACAAATAGCACTGTTCCTAGTGACGCTGCTACAATGACAACTGTGGACGAATCTTTTTCTGCAGTTTTTCGCTCAC is a genomic window containing:
- the LOC140948544 gene encoding uncharacterized protein isoform X1; translated protein: MHVKKAHVLIVLLWKLMCFEADGEKACSCYTFESDQSMKWQQARASCKYNKKYLVAMETEREWQFITNALKNRTAKNNEWHIGLFRKRTVSNWTWVNGKPLTITKWRDSEPSRNSYYALIGEGKFDAIRGDIGRAWICEEETDTCQGVCMHHNPVITTTATPPVIITATTKGRTTFNIADPTYSSSDITTLARTSSLSERKTAEKDSSTVVIVAASLGTVLFVALIALAALILLKRRRRHSSKDSEKPKKNALNQPENSYESVDPVEAAKLLGTGEVSLIKTEQVEYDMVNKKEDTKPKNREHVDLTEQAPPKMDHEYAVVNKKNRKQKKGDVLYAQLDMPESEDSGNNIKVRKPTPYAPTVYADVTPTEVINKAEPNSKVSTYENVQKTTIGV
- the LOC140948544 gene encoding uncharacterized protein isoform X2 → MHVKKAHVLIVLLWKLMCFEADGEKACSCYTFESDQSMKWQQARASCKYNKKYLVAMETEREWQFITNALKNRTAKNNEWHIGLFRKRTVSNWTWVNGKPLTITKWRDSEPSRNSYYALIGEGKFDAIRGDIGRAWICEEETDITTLARTSSLSERKTAEKDSSTVVIVAASLGTVLFVALIALAALILLKRRRRHSSKDSEKPKKNALNQPENSYESVDPVEAAKLLGTGEVSLIKTEQVEYDMVNKKEDTKPKNREHVDLTEQAPPKMDHEYAVVNKKNRKQKKGDVLYAQLDMPESEDSGNNIKVRKPTPYAPTVYADVTPTEVINKAEPNSKVSTYENVQKTTIGV